One window from the genome of Osmerus mordax isolate fOsmMor3 chromosome 19, fOsmMor3.pri, whole genome shotgun sequence encodes:
- the c19h11orf54 gene encoding ester hydrolase C11orf54 homolog — translation MADNSKTEKFQLHVPVLEELCNVLQNGLRKNFADANVSVVECPDLSNDPFRFPVKGLCGKPRITDVGGVPYLVPLVKVEKEYNMNTVSKELELPGAFILGAGAVSSRVVGMNAEMMPLVLTEAEGRPAVNSSYFSSINPADGRCLQEKYSDRFPGCDFGLLANLYACEGKPGKVIEVRAKRRTGEESLVGALRKTLEAHYPDKSLALGGTFIIQKGKAKIHIMPREFSACPLNTDDEVNNWLKHFEVSAPLICQSVMVSRDPGLDLRVEHTHCFSHHGEGGHYYIDTTPDTVEYLGYFMPAEFVYRIDRPKETHIIGRD, via the exons ATGGCAGATAACAGTAAAACAGAGAAGTTCCAGTTACATGTCCCTGTTCTTGAAGAATTATGCAATG TATTGCAGAATGGACTTAGGAAGAATTTCGCTGACGCGAATGTTTCCGTTGTCGAGTGTCCAGATCTCAGCAATGACCCGTTTAGATTTCCTGTGAAAG GTCTGTGCGGAAAACCTCGCATAACGGATGTGGGGGGAGTGCCTTATTTAGTACCTTTGGTGAAAGTAGAAAAG GAGTACAACATGAACACCGTGTCAAAGGAATTGGAACTACCAGGAGCTTTCATTCTTGGTGCAGGGGCTGTGTCCTCCAGAGTTGTTGGAATGAATGCAGAG ATGATGCCTCTGGTACTGACTGAAGCTGAGGGAAGACCTGCAGTGAACAGCAGCTACTTCTCATCCATCAACCCAGCCGATGGGAGATGCCTTCAGGAGAAATACAGCGACAGATTCCCAGGCTGTGACTTTGGACTGTTGGCCAACCTGTATGCATGTGAGGGAAAGCCTGGAAAG GTCATAGAGGTGAGAGCCAAAAGGAGAACTGGAGAGGAGAGCCTTGTCGGAGCTCTGAGGAAGACCTTAGAAGCTCACTACCCTGATAAGAGCCTGGCTCTAGGTGGAACCTTCATCATCCAGAAGGGAAAGGCCAAAATCCACATCATG CCAAGAGAGTTCTCAGCCTGTCCTCTCAACACCGATGATGAAGTTAACAACTGGCTCAAACACTTTGAGGTCAGCGCTCCACTGATCTGCCAGTCTGTTATGGTTTCCAGAGATCCT GGTTTGGACCTGCGTGTGGAACATACGCACTGCTTCAGTCAccatggagagggagggcacTACTACATCGACACCACCCCTGACACGGTGGAATACCTTGGTTACTTCATGCCTGCTGAGTTTGTCTATCGCATTGACCGACCCAAGGAAACTCACATTATTGGGCGGGACTAA
- the aspa gene encoding aspartoacylase encodes MTACHTLCLREARRVAIFGGTHGNEMSGVFLVNLWKDNGTEIQRKGVETKPFITNPRAVKKCTRYVDTDLNRAFTTENLSAPGGEGLPYEVQRAQEINRIFGPKGSPDAFDVIFDLHNTTSNMGCTLILESSDDHFNLQMMSYIKKAIAPDSCPVLLTEHPLLKYATSRSVAKHPIGLEVGPQPQGVLRSNIFEAMRLVLKHALDFIELFNSGKEFSPCTVDIFRVSERMDYPRDTNGNIIAMVHPDLQDCDWEPLNPGDPMFQTFDGRTIRYEGAGTVYPTFINEAAYYEKQQAFVATKRETIAASGIRKA; translated from the exons ATGACTGCGTGTCATACACTCTGTTTACGCGAGGCAAGACGAGTTGCTATATTTGGAGGCACACATGGGAATGAAATGTCTGGAGTCTTTCTTGTGAATCTATGGAAAGACAATGGAACAGAGATTCAGAGGAAGGGTGTTGAGACAAAACCCTTCATAACAAACCCTAGAGCCGTGAAGAAATGCACTAGATATGTGGACACGGATCTAAACAGAGCCTTCACGACAGAAAATCTCAG CGCCCCTGGTGGAGAGGGTCTGCCCTATGAGGTTCAGAGGGCCCAGGAGATCAACAGGATATTTGGACCGAAGGGAAGTCCAGATGCCTTCGATGTGATCTTTGACCTCCACAACACCACGTCCAACATGGGCTGCACTCTTATTCTGGAAAGCTCTGATGACCACTTCAACCTCCAGATGATGAGTTATATCAAG aaaGCCATAGCTCCAGACAGTTGTCCAGTTCTGTTGACTGAACATCCTCTACTTAAGTATGCAACGTCACGCTCAGTGGCCAAGCACCCTATTG GTCTAGAGGTTGGGCCACAACCTCAAGGAGTGTTAAGGAGCAACATCTTTGAAGCTATGCGACTCGTACTGAAACACGCACTGGACTTTATTGAGCTTTTTAATTCAG GCAAGGAGTTCTCCCCCTGCACAGTGGACATTTTCCGAGTCTCAGAAAGGATGGATTATCCTAGAGACACCAACGGAAACATCATAGCCATGGTGCACCCTGATTTACAG GACTGTGACTGGGAACCCCTGAACCCTGGTGACCCCATGTTCCAAACGTTTGACGGGAGAACCATCCGATACGAAGGTGCTGGCACTGTCTATCCCACTTTCATTAACGAGGCTGCTTATTATGAGAAACAGCAGGCGTTTGTGGCCACCAAGCGGGAGACCATAGCAGCCAGTGGTATCAGGAAAGCATAG